The genomic interval aATTTCTAACTCAACTTTTATAGACTTCATTCATGTATATCACACTATATTGATCatgcaattttatttatatacattcaTGTTTATCATCTTCCTTTTCATCATGTAAAGTTTACATAATGCAtaaattactaatttattttcatttgattttaatttctttgataaaatactaatgaataataaattatatgtagcAAACATAACAGAAATAATACAAAagaccaaatatatatatatatatatatatatatatatatatatatatatatatatattaaaagttattctttaatattaatattattatgtatctTTAAATATAGGCTATTGAAATAAATTCGTActgtatatgtatttttttaataaaataattactaaaattattttcaatcagaaataattctttaaataagaatctacatataaaattttgaatttgattggtttttaaaatccaatataaaattcaatccaatctagtaaaatattttgattttgaattgaattataaCAATTTACCTTTTCCACTATacgtattttaatttttatttttagtttcactctcatattattttgaattggtttaatgcataaaaatgtcttcaaataaaacttcttattactttttctttttcagaaaaAACATGTTATTACGTGAAATTAAGATGTTTCCATacgaattttttttcaaaattttatatagtccgaaatgttttttttttttttttatgaattgagATTAGAGTGTTGGTAAATATTCTGATCAAgtcaataaataatatgatatgttatgtttatattatcaaataaatcttatcttaataaataacatttcttatatatctatttttttttcatgggtTTTACTTAAATGAACTTGACTCAGATATACTAATTCTATTTTAGGAATTTTTAGGACATGGACATTGATTAACAACATAGAGTTACTTTTCTTTAGGTTGAAGGATAAATAAACATCATGTTCTTCTAGGGATAAAATCACAATTATACTCGAACTCTTCTTCCtattttgaatcaatcacatttataatatgaaatgcCACGATGGATTATGgatgtatttgtttttataatttaattatgtcaGTGTAAACCATTTTACAGTATTATTTAACTACGAATTGTTATAGAGagacaaatattaatttttaattattttactttataaattagttgAGCACGTGTGTCAAAATAGAACTATTATTtagggaaaatgatattttaacaccaattttttacacttttgacattgcacatgtgtcaaaatgtgattggacgattttaaattaaaaaaaagctgagacaaggacatatttggaagagaaaaactaaagttcttttttaatttgaaatcgtccaactacattttgacatgtgtgtaatgtcaaaatagtatcaaaaaattagtgttaaaatatcatttttcttatatataacgATTTCTTTTAAGAGAATGGGACCTTCCTTAAAACTTCATGATTTAGAGATaaagaacaataataatttttaaacaatctTCAAAACTAAATTACTAAATCACATGGctttgtttgaataaaataattgaagagaaagaagaaagaaataaaaatgtaaaaccaTAACATTCATGATAATAACTCTTGAATAATACAACTCAAAGCTCAAATAACAAAGGTTTACAGTGATAAAAGGAAATATGCTAATGGGTACAAAAGCAGCGTCAAAGACAATGTGACATAAACAACAACATACAAAATGAGACATATGCACGTAACATGGAACTGTTattgaaaggaaaatgaagCCACCAAGCCCTTAGATAGAGACACTGTTAGGGATTCCTCTAAAAGTCATCCCTGGTTTACTGGTAGGAAGAAGCAGAGTGTAGGGCATTTTGACTGGTCCAGTACGATTTTTAAGTCCTTCAGTCTTGTTCCTTTCTGagatttttttctcaattttttctaAGTCATCTGCAAATCTTTTAAACAAATCTTTTGCTTTTTCATTAGAAGTCCAATTCAGACTGTTCCTTTGTCCAAGATACACCTCGTCTGAAGCATGGGTTGATAGTAGCTCCAATATTGAAAGATCAACAACGGCCTGGTACTTTGGAGTAATTGTTTTCAAATAAGCTTCTTGAGGATTCTTGCTCATCTCATCATATTCTGGAGTTTTTTCTTCTGGGATCCATCTTCGGCTTTGTGTAGGACGGTTCACGATATAACCTCCATAAGGATACTGTCCAAAATTAACAGCGGCATGAAGAGCTGAAGCAATCCATATAATGGTAGTGCAAATCTCCACCAGATCATTAGAAGTATGCATTTTTGGCCATAGATCTGCTTTTAAGTCACCATGACCCTTCTCCACAGCTTCCTTCCACCATGCTTGCAATTCAGTATCTCTTTGAACTGCTCCCTCCTCTGAATAGTACAGAGACACATACTCTTGTACCCACTTCTCAGTAGCATTCCATATTTCTAGTCCATCAACAGCATAAGGATAGTCCTCTATCGCAAGTTTAAGGCCATGAGGGGCAGTTGTATCCTCAACCGCCAATCCTCTAAATcgttcaaaagaaaaacaaaaaaaaaaagagttattttgatattttcccATAATTTAACACATTGTTTTATCTACTTTAATACGGTTAATTTACCTTTTGATGAGATCCTTTGGTAATGCTTGGTCAGCGAAAACCCAATTCTTGTATATAGCAGAAGACATCACCATAGAATATGGTCCAGGCAAAAAAGTTTGCTCTATGATGCTACCTGCACTAATTAGGGTCTTCCTGGCAagtgaatttatatttaaggtGTCACGGAAGTGAGGATGAAGGAGTTTGTAAATGGGGTGAAGTACACTGAGATTCCTGTGTGTTGATATGACAAATGGCTCAATCACTGCGTGAGTATGTAACCTGTGACATTTAACAGACACCAAGaaagttaaaagactaaatttcGTATTACATTATAAAGTTTGCATATGTATGCTTCTAGCAGATAGAGTTGTTATAAATATACCAGTGGCTTATGAGCTGATGATAGTTGGTGTCATTTACAACAACATGAGCTTTGGCCAATAACCAAATTATACCGTCCACACCATTGTCTGCAGGCAGCACCACTTTGGTCTCGTCATTCGGATGTGGCTTGCTTAATTCAATAGCAAGTGGTTTCAATGTATCATCTTTTAAGAACAAGAATGTCCTGGTGGCATAAGCCTTTGCAGAAGGAAGTTCATTTATCTTCTCCAAATACGGCATGAATGCGTCATAGTAATCCAATATGAACAATTTATTATTAGCAAATGCCTGTTCCACAAATTTAAGTTCAGTGATCATTTTGTTAATATCATATATACCTTTGAATCACAATAGGAAAGAATAATTCCAAAATCCAAGTATTTAGAGGAAGTGTTGAACTTTGTATTTCTATCATATTAAATCGTTTCTCTTTAGTTCATTACCTCATCTACTTTGACTCCATTCATGTTAATCTCCAAAGTTTCTTTTGTTACTGTACTTCGTGATGTGTTCCCTGGAAATGCGAGGTCCTCCTTCTGCCATTAATAAAGATGTCCAATAATCAGAAAGAAAGGCCATATAAAAGATCTCtgtatattaaaagtaaatttaatatatttgcaCTCACTTTAAGAAGCCGAATTACATGAGGGTTTACACCAGCAATCATCTCTCTTgcaaattcttcatcagtcaTCCATGCAGACTTGCTCTCTATACAAAatgataacaaagaaaataagattGGCAAAGAGTGTAATGTTTGGAAGTGGTTATGCCGGAGTTATAAGTAAGCAATAGTTACCTTTGATTACATCAGGAGTTGGGAAGTCAATGACACTTGGATTTCCACCTTCATACATTTTCAGCATTTCTTCGAAGCTGTTAAATTCATTTGATGTTGTCTTTAAATACAAAGATAGGAGCAAAGGTTTCACTTTTCCACCTAAAGCTTTCCTTGATAATTCAAGGAATTCTAAAGTCTTCTGCTGACTGAAATCTTCATCTCTTGGCACATAATAAACCTCGTCTGGTACCTCGTATTTTTCACCTGTCAAGACATACATAGAGACTCATTTATCATCCACAATTCAAACTTTTATTTGTCACATGTTTCGTTTACTGGGCCTTTCATATTAGACCATGTgattaaaacatgataaaatgtAACTCACCATTTCTTTCGATGAGGGGTCTCCCCGTCCTAACCCTACGAGGGTAGGGATATTTGAGACCTCCAAGAACTGGGTGATGTTCTTGTCTATCGCTTTCAAGAAAGCCCAGATCATTATAGACATCATAATCATAAATCCTATCCCCTTTCTCACGCTTTCCAGTTCCATTTCCCCTTAAATTCTCCAACTCCTTTTGTCTGTACGCTTGTAATTGCACCGGTGTCTCACCAGGAAGATATGACTGCAAtgcatattttttcataaatatatagttttctcatttaaattttaagaatggAAATAACAAAGATCGTTATTTGACTTACAATGTTGGCGAAGAATATGCGACCTGTTTCGCTACGCTTATCGTTGTGAACCCAGGAATTACAGTCNAAGTGAATAATATTGTTCTTGTCGTGTTCACTTGGATATTCAATAGTGACACTAACTAGGAAGAACTCTTCATTCATTTTGTTTGTTACATAAAATGCACCTGGAGTTCCCATATCTTCATCATcccattcaaaataaatatcgTATTCCTCCCGTGTCTCTTTCAAAGTTCGTAACACAGAAACATTATTCTCCAAATAGGCATCCTTTCCAACTTTCCCAGCTGAATTACTTTCTGCAAGATGCAAACAAATCAAAACCTACATGTTTATGGAATGCAGAAAGACTTTTTTACAGTATCATCTGATTTCAAATCATCATACATGATATAAACTATTGGTTTTGGTAAGAAACGTAACTATATTTGAAAGATTGATGATAGAAAAACTTGTATACTGATAATGCACAGT from Vigna radiata var. radiata cultivar VC1973A chromosome 9, Vradiata_ver6, whole genome shotgun sequence carries:
- the LOC111242517 gene encoding seed linoleate 9S-lipoxygenase-like; translation: MSSIVEKKKLVKGRVVLIRKSVVQTLSTPKGILATGIKIINDSPQLDITKSVSFKLISSSKSENESNSAGKVGKDAYLENNVSVLRTLKETREEYDIYFEWDDEDMGTPGAFYVTNKMNEEFFLVSVTIEYPSEHDKNNIIHXDCNSWVHNDKRSETGRIFFANISYLPGETPVQLQAYRQKELENLRGNGTGKREKGDRIYDYDVYNDLGFLESDRQEHHPVLGGLKYPYPRRVRTGRPLIERNGEKYEVPDEVYYVPRDEDFSQQKTLEFLELSRKALGGKVKPLLLSLYLKTTSNEFNSFEEMLKMYEGGNPSVIDFPTPDVIKESKSAWMTDEEFAREMIAGVNPHVIRLLKKEDLAFPGNTSRSTVTKETLEINMNGVKVDEAFANNKLFILDYYDAFMPYLEKINELPSAKAYATRTFLFLKDDTLKPLAIELSKPHPNDETKVVLPADNGVDGIIWLLAKAHVVVNDTNYHQLISHWLHTHAVIEPFVISTHRNLSVLHPIYKLLHPHFRDTLNINSLARKTLISAGSIIEQTFLPGPYSMVMSSAIYKNWVFADQALPKDLIKRGLAVEDTTAPHGLKLAIEDYPYAVDGLEIWNATEKWVQEYVSLYYSEEGAVQRDTELQAWWKEAVEKGHGDLKADLWPKMHTSNDLVEICTTIIWIASALHAAVNFGQYPYGGYIVNRPTQSRRWIPEEKTPEYDEMSKNPQEAYLKTITPKYQAVVDLSILELLSTHASDEVYLGQRNSLNWTSNEKAKDLFKRFADDLEKIEKKISERNKTEGLKNRTGPVKMPYTLLLPTSKPGMTFRGIPNSVSI